DNA from Metabacillus flavus:
CAAAGATTTTCGTTAATTTTTCGTTACATGGCTCGCACGACACCGGGTCCGGATCCGTACCAAGCAGGATTCCCCAAGTGACCTGCTCCTGCATTTTATTGTGGCAAAGAATACACCAGGTCATTTAAAAGCCTCCCGGTTCATCTTTTTGATATGCAGCCTTGACTGAATCATCGCATTCGTTTTGCCGTAGTGAAAAAACACCACGTCCCCAGTCGGGTAATCCTGATGTCGTCCCACCCTGCCGGCAATTTGAACAAGAGCGCTTTCCGTAAAAATATCCTCCTCCGCTCCAAATACAGCAGCATCGGAATCTGGAACCGTCACTCCCCGCTCCAGAATGGTGGTCGTCACAATCAGTGGAGAAATCCTGTCCCTGAAACGCTGCACCTTTTCTTTTCTATCCGGATCTTCCGAGTGGACCCCTTCTATTAAAGGATGGATATTCTGCAGAATGGCTGTGACATGATGAAGTGCCGGGATGTTGGGAACAAAAAGAAAAGCTGGCTTTTCTTTATCAAGATGCTCCTGAATCCATTTTAGGAGGGGCTTAGGAAGCTTGTTCCGCTGAAGACGCCCTTTATAGCTGCCAATCCACTGAAAGCGCGGGACTGGAAGCGGATGCCCATGATAGCGTCCGGGGATTCGAACCGAGGGAAGCTTGTTTGAAAGAGCTCTTTTTTGCATTTCTTTGGAAGGGGTGGCGGTTAGGAAAATGAGGGAGCTCTCCGGTTTCCTTGCTTTCTGAACCGCTTCCTGCAGCGTCTGATCAGCAGAGAACGGAAACGCATCAACCTCGTCAATAATGATGCAATCAAACGTTTGTTTAAACCGGAAAAGCTGATGGGCCGTGGATAAAACGAGTCGGGAGGATTTGTAGCGGTCCTCACTTCCTCCGTATAAAGCAGCAGCATCGGCTTTCGGAAAAGCCTGTTGGAAACGCGGATACAGCTCGAGTACCACATCTGTTCTCGGTGTAGCGAGACATATCCGTTTGTTTTGCTTCAGCGCCTCTTCTATTCCTTGAAACAGAATTTCAGTTTTTCCCGCTCCGCACACAGCCCAGACAAGAAGCTCCGACTGATTCTCCATTGCATGCTTAATACAATTGGATGCATGACTTTGAAGTTGAGAAAGTGTGCCGGTCCAGTCTAGTCCTGAGGAAGATTGGGTTACTGGAGTGGCCCCAATCCAGCTATAAAGCGTTTCACACTCACTGACCCGCCCCATCATGATGCAGGAACGGCAGTAGGTGCAATGCCTGCCGCATTTGGCGCAGTGGAAGGAGGCGAACAAATGGCGCTGCTTATTTAGGCAGCGCGTGCATTGGAATTTTCCTTTTGTACCTGTGACACCTTTTTCTTTTTGGATGTCTTCGTTTTCGAGCATTTCTGAGGGGAAAGGAATTTCAGAGGCCAGGAGGTGGCGGCCTGAGAGGTGGTGCTGTAGTGAGGACATTGTTTTTACTCCTTTTTCTTTTTATTATGAACAGAAGGAGAGAACGTTGTCTAACCTATAAAAAGAAATTATTAAACAGTAAATTAAATTTTCTAGTGTACTAAATGATGTATTAATCTTTAGTTGAGACATAAAATAAAGAACAAAATAAAGTACTCTTTGGAGTTGACGAAAATGAAAAAACTAATGCCCATGATAGATCCTAGAAGCTTGGAGATGATGATAGATGCTGAAGTGGAGGCTAGCAAGCAGCGAAATGAAAGTGCTCTTCGAAAATCAAAAGAGTTACTAAAAAAATTAAAGGCCAGGAGTGGCCGCTCCTAGCCTTGATCATTGATAGTCTTTCTATTATTTGTTATCGAAAGTTTACTTTTTCTCATTTTAACCGCTCGTGCAAGAATTTCTTCATTTCTTTTTTTACTAATTGTTTGTTCTTCTAAGATTAATTCCTCTAGAGTTTTATTCCATTCCAAGGCAGCTTTTAATTTACTCATCATTTTCAGCCCCTTTTAACCGATTTTTAATCTCGTCAACAGAATGTTGTATTAGCAAACAAGTCCAAAATAAATTAAATGTGGATTCTATCTTAATTTTAGCCGTTTTATTTAACTCATGCAATTCGTTGTTCAGTATTTCAATGTCTTCATCCGATAAATGAAGCTGAACCACTATTTTTTTCTTCAGAGAAATAGGAATTAACTTTGCTACTGTACTCTCTCCAAAAGCAGTTTTCCCTTTATAGGTATGAGCTCTAATGACCACATTACTTTTTTCTTCCATTATAATCTTTTTTTCCATTAAATGTTCATTTAATCCACTTGAAGTTAAGTATTCATATTCATTTTTTCTATTCAATTGATAAACAGAGTAATCATAATCGAAATTCATTTCCCTTAATACATCAGAATGGAAATCTTTATCCACAAACATTTGCATGTTGCGCCGCGAATTTCGAACGATACTGCTATAAACCTCTTTTTCTTTTTGAGTAACCTTTAGGGCCTGTTCCAGCTCTTCCATTACAGTTTTCACAGCCGAATCATCCTGCTGGTTCTTTTGAAGCTCGTCCCTTAGCATATCCAACTGGTTTTTCAGATCTTGAATATCCTCATTTTTCGAATCAATTGTTTGTTCTAACCCGTTTATGTAAGTTTTATGTTCATTTATACGCGATTCGGTGAGAGTATGATATTTCTCCGTAATATTTGGAATTTTTAATTCCTCT
Protein-coding regions in this window:
- a CDS encoding DEAD/DEAH box helicase; translated protein: MSSLQHHLSGRHLLASEIPFPSEMLENEDIQKEKGVTGTKGKFQCTRCLNKQRHLFASFHCAKCGRHCTYCRSCIMMGRVSECETLYSWIGATPVTQSSSGLDWTGTLSQLQSHASNCIKHAMENQSELLVWAVCGAGKTEILFQGIEEALKQNKRICLATPRTDVVLELYPRFQQAFPKADAAALYGGSEDRYKSSRLVLSTAHQLFRFKQTFDCIIIDEVDAFPFSADQTLQEAVQKARKPESSLIFLTATPSKEMQKRALSNKLPSVRIPGRYHGHPLPVPRFQWIGSYKGRLQRNKLPKPLLKWIQEHLDKEKPAFLFVPNIPALHHVTAILQNIHPLIEGVHSEDPDRKEKVQRFRDRISPLIVTTTILERGVTVPDSDAAVFGAEEDIFTESALVQIAGRVGRHQDYPTGDVVFFHYGKTNAMIQSRLHIKKMNREAFK